The Vibrio sp. SNU_ST1 genome has a segment encoding these proteins:
- a CDS encoding DUF3943 domain-containing protein — MAKSPLLTKVTAAFSMLMSVNSVASQYDFDQPINLSYSDECAQDYCVNESLYTYKPSNNYSLSESSEEYDLSTQQPEYLLVSQEKDWDYLMGQTYTILGLSVATVGLMTLLPESITKWDDDQRDISSLGKKWKDNVSEGPVWDRDEHFLNYVMHPYFGGVYYTAARHAGYDEFESFLYSWTMSTFFWEYGVEAFAEVPSWQDIFITPFFGAVVGEMMLEAEQDIVASGGEVMGSQTMGDVSLFFLNPVGHIHYWVSDAWGGDAEVNLNTNPWWDNKDAARFAYDAGATYDSQFVGMNFKVTF, encoded by the coding sequence GTGGCCAAATCACCGTTACTAACGAAGGTTACTGCTGCATTTTCAATGCTAATGTCAGTTAACTCGGTTGCAAGCCAATACGACTTCGACCAGCCAATCAACCTTTCTTATTCGGATGAATGTGCTCAAGATTACTGTGTTAATGAAAGCTTGTACACCTATAAGCCTAGTAACAATTACTCACTAAGCGAATCGAGTGAAGAGTACGACCTCTCAACCCAACAGCCAGAATATCTGTTGGTTAGTCAAGAGAAAGATTGGGATTACCTAATGGGTCAAACTTACACCATTCTTGGCTTAAGTGTCGCTACAGTAGGTCTAATGACTCTATTACCTGAAAGTATCACTAAGTGGGATGATGACCAACGTGATATCAGCTCACTCGGTAAAAAATGGAAAGATAATGTTTCTGAAGGCCCTGTATGGGACCGTGATGAACACTTCCTAAACTACGTAATGCATCCGTATTTCGGTGGTGTTTACTACACCGCAGCTCGACATGCTGGTTATGACGAGTTTGAGTCTTTCTTATACTCTTGGACAATGTCGACATTTTTCTGGGAATACGGCGTAGAAGCGTTTGCTGAAGTACCGTCATGGCAAGATATCTTTATTACACCATTCTTTGGGGCTGTTGTCGGTGAAATGATGCTAGAAGCAGAGCAAGACATTGTTGCTTCAGGTGGCGAAGTGATGGGCTCTCAAACCATGGGTGATGTTTCGTTATTCTTCCTCAACCCTGTTGGCCATATCCACTACTGGGTAAGTGATGCATGGGGTGGTGACGCAGAAGTTAATCTAAATACTAACCCTTGGTGGGATAACAAAGACGCAGCCCGATTCGCCTACGATGCAGGGGCAACATACGACTCTCAGTTTGTTGGTATGAACTTTAAAGTAACGTTTTAA
- a CDS encoding DUF1566 domain-containing protein, with product MKFHICLGALTALLCGNVLAQTCVTTQPASIKDGQFIDRKDGTLLDVTTNLLWSKCNLGESYSSVKGTCDGTALKYKSWQDALNATKDTSLTTIASQTGFRLPNIKELSSIVEYRCTKPAINLTHFPTTTNEPYWTNTPDAHKINTAYDGLIIDFEEALETIIDPSNPPSPLIRLVKPFN from the coding sequence ATGAAATTCCATATATGCTTAGGGGCTCTGACCGCCTTACTGTGCGGTAACGTATTGGCACAAACGTGTGTAACGACACAGCCAGCTTCTATTAAAGATGGGCAGTTTATTGACCGTAAAGATGGCACATTATTGGACGTTACCACTAATTTACTTTGGTCTAAATGCAACTTAGGTGAGAGCTACAGCTCGGTAAAAGGTACGTGTGATGGAACAGCGCTTAAGTACAAAAGCTGGCAAGATGCACTCAATGCAACTAAAGATACAAGCCTGACGACGATTGCTAGTCAAACGGGCTTTCGCTTGCCAAATATCAAAGAACTCAGTTCAATCGTTGAGTATCGCTGCACTAAACCGGCCATTAACCTTACACATTTCCCTACGACAACCAATGAGCCTTACTGGACGAACACCCCAGACGCACACAAAATTAACACTGCCTATGATGGTTTGATCATTGATTTCGAAGAGGCTCTGGAAACGATTATAGATCCAAGTAACCCCCCTTCTCCTCTGATTAGATTAGTTAAGCCATTTAACTAG
- a CDS encoding CinA family nicotinamide mononucleotide deamidase-related protein, translating into MTKIAMLSTGEEVLHGDIVDTNAAWMSAEFYQHGFALAKRSTVGDQMNALVEELLMLSFNYDVVIVNGGLGPTTDDMSAAAAAAASDQKLAMFPEWLTRMEEMFSGRGMPMPDSNLKQALLPASSEIVDNPVGTACGFKLKINDATFYFTPGVPSEFKRMVTFEILPDLSRTYPQVVASECSRLFTFGLSESGISDVLDQLKLPAGYELGYRSYLPFIEVKLFGPKADLETRVKLLQMVYKLLESNVVSVDEPMIDHIGHIMAEKKKTLSVSEVSTKGALSAWLQLNEQVEDCFGHSWVMAEPKESELEKSDPLAATFALAGATREKCGTELALVTGKIEGNTFSVALSTEAGEWGQVLEFYRQYSREDQRNVIKTVAADMLRRHLDNKPMFGTYSSVKRLKDMFIPKAVL; encoded by the coding sequence ATGACGAAAATCGCAATGTTAAGCACTGGTGAAGAAGTTCTTCATGGGGACATTGTCGACACAAATGCAGCTTGGATGTCTGCTGAGTTTTATCAGCACGGCTTTGCTTTGGCTAAACGTTCAACTGTGGGCGACCAAATGAACGCTCTGGTCGAAGAACTGCTGATGCTGAGCTTCAACTATGATGTGGTTATCGTCAATGGTGGTTTGGGGCCGACAACTGATGATATGAGTGCGGCTGCTGCGGCTGCGGCCTCAGATCAAAAGCTTGCTATGTTCCCTGAGTGGTTGACTCGTATGGAAGAGATGTTCTCTGGACGCGGCATGCCGATGCCTGACAGTAACCTTAAGCAAGCTTTATTACCCGCGAGTTCAGAGATTGTTGATAATCCTGTGGGTACGGCTTGCGGCTTCAAGCTGAAAATCAACGATGCGACTTTCTATTTCACTCCAGGTGTACCGAGTGAATTCAAACGTATGGTTACGTTTGAGATTCTTCCTGACTTGTCGCGTACCTATCCTCAAGTGGTTGCCTCTGAATGCAGTCGATTGTTTACGTTTGGTTTGTCTGAATCGGGTATCTCGGATGTGTTAGACCAGCTTAAGCTTCCAGCAGGCTATGAACTTGGCTACCGCTCTTATCTGCCTTTTATTGAGGTCAAACTGTTTGGTCCTAAGGCAGACTTAGAAACTCGCGTTAAGCTTCTGCAAATGGTTTACAAGCTGCTAGAGAGTAATGTCGTGAGCGTTGATGAGCCAATGATTGACCATATTGGACACATCATGGCGGAAAAAAAGAAGACGTTATCTGTATCTGAAGTGTCGACCAAAGGCGCCCTGTCAGCGTGGCTGCAATTGAATGAGCAGGTTGAAGACTGCTTTGGGCATTCATGGGTCATGGCTGAGCCAAAAGAGAGCGAACTTGAAAAGAGTGATCCATTAGCCGCAACCTTTGCACTGGCTGGCGCTACAAGAGAGAAGTGCGGTACAGAACTGGCTTTGGTTACTGGTAAGATAGAAGGCAACACATTTAGCGTCGCATTGTCGACTGAAGCAGGAGAGTGGGGACAGGTGCTTGAGTTTTATCGTCAGTACTCACGCGAAGACCAACGCAACGTGATTAAGACCGTTGCCGCCGATATGCTGAGAAGGCATCTAGACAACAAACCGATGTTTGGTACTTACTCTTCAGTTAAGCGATTGAAAGATATGTTTATTCCTAAAGCGGTATTATAG
- a CDS encoding glycine cleavage system protein R, producing the protein MNSTFIVNFIGQASPATIKQLAAVTHENDGKWLISKVNFIEDQVAGVLKIQLPAINESIVKDAFSANADLIVQFVDSDHTHNAQDTIHHLRLDSNDRAGIVNEVTHVLDRQGISILDMDCHRVFIAGGGGVSSSLFTSKIAVKLPIEVLIDDVVNELETLSEDTRVMIES; encoded by the coding sequence ATGAACAGTACATTTATCGTAAACTTTATCGGACAAGCATCACCAGCAACAATCAAGCAACTTGCTGCGGTTACTCACGAAAACGACGGAAAATGGCTCATCAGTAAAGTTAACTTTATTGAAGATCAAGTTGCAGGCGTATTAAAGATTCAACTTCCTGCCATCAACGAATCAATTGTTAAGGATGCTTTCAGTGCCAATGCTGACTTGATCGTGCAGTTTGTTGATTCAGACCACACTCACAACGCACAAGACACAATACATCACTTACGACTCGACTCTAACGACCGAGCAGGCATCGTCAACGAAGTGACACATGTACTAGACAGACAAGGGATTAGCATTCTAGATATGGATTGCCACCGAGTGTTTATCGCTGGGGGCGGTGGTGTTAGCTCAAGCCTATTTACTTCCAAGATCGCCGTGAAGTTGCCAATTGAAGTCTTGATTGATGATGTCGTAAATGAATTAGAAACGCTCAGTGAAGATACTCGAGTGATGATTGAGAGTTAA
- the yfaE gene encoding class I ribonucleotide reductase maintenance protein YfaE: MPTIKINKLTSIESNPSNTLLETMEQAGLEPEYNCRDGHCGACRCILDSGEVEYVGFAMAYTQGNEILPCICKAKTELSLSNVIHRNKQKSA, translated from the coding sequence ACAATCAAAATCAACAAGCTGACTTCTATTGAATCTAACCCTTCAAATACTCTATTGGAAACAATGGAACAAGCCGGGTTAGAGCCAGAATACAACTGCCGAGATGGCCACTGTGGCGCTTGCCGCTGTATATTGGATTCTGGTGAAGTCGAGTACGTTGGTTTTGCTATGGCTTACACGCAAGGCAATGAAATATTACCTTGTATCTGTAAAGCAAAAACTGAACTATCGCTGAGTAACGTTATTCATAGAAATAAGCAAAAAAGTGCTTAA
- a CDS encoding DUF1566 domain-containing protein, whose product MERNRSSWQLNTISVILLITLFSGCKSGHENNSKTTSASSSKISVSIPKSVSFSEPQSGSKTESITVSFSKALSQEISLAITTSDITTRSTGMFKNYDAISAQNVKVSAGATSAVLPLNLIHNNLYEGNKTFHYTISINNSENYTLSNKQTTITINDSDVQPTVRFNKGLSTVVEGDSIIQKVELSHYTSKDVTLTLAQTGIATAKDFSVDIAGSSIKIPAETLSTSIKFSAIADSFNEGGESVIYTIASAGNAAIDAKKNSLAFYIPGQKSFNDTGYVTYFDGTAYDSVTPPATHPNQDADFGLDKTDGSEHSDGAYGFRYTKIDANANPVSSSASSWRCVKDERTGLYIENKQAAKALPTTSAIEDWVKKHKLDANANPYLWGAESSSWRSASYTYTWYDSDATTNGGYAGAPNDLLYNEGPISSQCAYPNDKSGNRYCNTSSYINALNSYAICGITDWRLPSPIEARSFINFNVGSKPSNGVDFFPNLGSKIFTKTSSVKQNGSVRCVDTTTGELKLCNKNIFSSAGIVAVSGGLD is encoded by the coding sequence ATGGAAAGAAATAGGTCGAGTTGGCAGCTCAATACCATCTCAGTAATCCTTCTCATAACGCTATTCAGTGGCTGTAAAAGCGGTCATGAAAATAATAGTAAAACAACGTCTGCTTCATCATCCAAGATTAGCGTTAGCATCCCTAAAAGTGTTTCGTTTTCTGAACCACAATCAGGGTCGAAGACAGAGTCAATTACCGTTTCTTTTTCCAAAGCCTTAAGTCAAGAGATCAGTCTAGCTATCACTACTAGTGATATCACGACACGCTCTACTGGTATGTTCAAAAACTACGACGCTATCTCTGCTCAAAACGTCAAAGTTTCGGCAGGTGCAACCAGTGCAGTTCTTCCACTAAACCTTATCCATAATAATCTATACGAAGGGAACAAGACCTTTCACTACACCATTAGCATTAACAACAGTGAAAATTACACACTGTCTAACAAACAAACTACAATCACCATCAATGATAGTGATGTTCAGCCCACGGTAAGATTTAACAAAGGGTTAAGTACCGTTGTAGAGGGCGACAGCATTATTCAAAAAGTGGAACTAAGCCACTACACCTCTAAAGACGTTACGCTGACTCTCGCTCAAACGGGCATCGCCACCGCTAAAGACTTTAGCGTTGATATCGCTGGTTCAAGTATCAAGATACCCGCTGAAACCCTTTCAACAAGCATCAAGTTTTCTGCGATTGCTGACAGCTTCAATGAAGGCGGAGAATCCGTCATCTACACTATCGCTAGCGCAGGAAACGCGGCTATCGATGCTAAGAAAAACTCGCTTGCGTTCTATATACCCGGACAGAAAAGCTTCAACGATACTGGTTATGTTACCTATTTCGATGGCACAGCTTACGACAGCGTCACTCCACCAGCAACACACCCGAATCAAGATGCCGATTTTGGTTTAGATAAAACGGATGGAAGCGAACACTCTGATGGTGCATATGGATTCCGCTACACCAAGATTGATGCGAATGCTAATCCAGTAAGTTCATCAGCCTCTAGCTGGCGTTGTGTAAAAGATGAACGCACAGGTTTGTATATTGAAAACAAACAAGCCGCTAAAGCTCTGCCTACGACAAGCGCCATCGAAGATTGGGTGAAAAAACACAAGCTAGATGCCAACGCAAACCCTTACCTTTGGGGAGCGGAATCAAGCTCTTGGCGAAGTGCTTCATACACCTACACTTGGTATGACTCCGATGCAACCACCAATGGCGGTTATGCAGGGGCGCCTAACGACCTCCTGTACAATGAAGGACCAATATCTTCTCAATGCGCTTATCCCAATGACAAGTCAGGCAACCGCTATTGTAATACCAGTAGCTATATTAATGCCCTAAACAGTTATGCCATCTGTGGTATTACCGATTGGCGTCTGCCCTCTCCTATTGAGGCACGTTCATTCATTAACTTCAATGTGGGCAGCAAGCCATCAAATGGCGTGGACTTCTTCCCTAACCTAGGTAGCAAGATTTTTACAAAAACAAGCTCAGTAAAACAAAATGGTAGCGTGCGATGCGTTGATACGACAACGGGTGAACTAAAGCTTTGCAATAAAAACATTTTTAGCTCTGCGGGTATTGTCGCTGTGAGCGGAGGCTTAGATTAA